From Streptomyces sp. NBC_00775, one genomic window encodes:
- a CDS encoding LysR family transcriptional regulator has translation MDFTDVSLVGLRVFREVAERSTLTSAAAALGYTQSAVSRQIASLERAAGAPLLERRRDGVRLTAAGHIVLRRAVTVLDQIDATARELAGLPAEAGTVRLGWFASAGSVLLPRAIAALRRSHPAITVSTREGSTPALVRALRAGTLDLALLASMPPFRPFDTESPPLTVRTLSERSLRLAVPATHPLAAGDSVDVADLRGQRWIAGSSSGDEKLMGVWPGLDERPVIAHTARDWLAKLHLVAAGCGLTTVPASLAPAAPPGVRILSVHGGPEERRRLVLARLPRPLPEPAARLADALRAAAAEWNTPA, from the coding sequence ATGGACTTCACGGATGTCTCTCTCGTCGGGCTCCGCGTCTTCCGCGAGGTGGCCGAGCGGTCCACGCTCACCTCGGCGGCCGCGGCGCTCGGCTACACCCAGTCCGCGGTGTCCCGGCAGATCGCCTCGCTCGAACGGGCGGCGGGGGCGCCGCTGTTGGAACGGCGCCGGGACGGGGTACGGCTGACCGCCGCCGGGCACATCGTGCTGCGCCGGGCCGTGACGGTGCTCGACCAGATCGACGCGACGGCGCGCGAACTCGCCGGGCTGCCCGCCGAGGCCGGGACCGTGCGCCTGGGCTGGTTCGCCAGCGCGGGCTCCGTGCTGCTGCCCCGGGCCATCGCCGCGCTGCGCCGCAGCCACCCCGCGATCACGGTGAGCACCCGGGAGGGCAGCACCCCCGCCCTGGTCCGCGCGCTGCGGGCCGGCACCCTGGACCTGGCGCTGCTCGCCTCGATGCCGCCGTTCCGCCCCTTCGACACGGAGTCGCCACCGCTCACCGTGCGGACGCTCAGTGAACGCAGCCTCCGTCTTGCGGTGCCCGCCACGCATCCGCTCGCCGCCGGCGACTCAGTCGACGTCGCCGACCTGCGCGGACAGCGCTGGATCGCCGGTTCCTCCTCGGGCGACGAGAAGCTGATGGGCGTCTGGCCCGGCCTGGACGAGCGCCCCGTGATCGCGCACACCGCCCGTGACTGGCTGGCCAAGCTGCACCTCGTCGCCGCGGGCTGCGGCCTGACCACCGTTCCCGCCTCGCTCGCCCCCGCCGCACCACCCGGCGTACGGATCCTGTCCGTGCACGGCGGCCCCGAGGAGCGGCGCCGCCTGGTGCTGGCCCGTCTCCCGCGCCCCCTGCCGGAACCGGCCGCCCGCCTGGCCGACGCGCTCCGCGCCGCCGCCGCCGAATGGAACACTCCGGCCTGA